One Nocardioides oleivorans DNA segment encodes these proteins:
- a CDS encoding universal stress protein, translating to MSVLVFHKPTPEGAEAVRAGAQQAAFFGTTLVVHNVPLDAAEAEEVVALASGAATGAGVEFITVLGPDDGGTGVDEFLAAAAEPGVDLLVLGIRHRTPVGKLILGSTEQQILLDAPRPVLAVKA from the coding sequence GTGAGCGTCCTCGTCTTCCACAAGCCGACCCCCGAGGGGGCCGAGGCCGTCCGTGCCGGCGCCCAGCAGGCCGCGTTCTTCGGCACCACGCTGGTGGTGCACAACGTCCCGCTCGACGCCGCGGAGGCCGAGGAGGTCGTCGCGCTCGCGTCGGGCGCCGCGACCGGTGCGGGCGTGGAGTTCATCACCGTGCTCGGCCCGGACGACGGCGGCACCGGTGTCGACGAGTTCCTCGCCGCCGCGGCGGAGCCCGGGGTCGACCTGCTCGTGCTCGGCATCCGGCACCGCACGCCGGTCGGCAAGCTGATCCTCGGCAGCACCGAGCAGCAGATCCTGCTCGACGCCCCGCGCCCGGTGCTCGCGGTCAAGGCCTGA
- a CDS encoding cold-shock protein — MAQGTVKWFNAEKGFGFIAQEDGGDDVFVHYSAIQTNGYKSLDENQKVEFDVTQGPKGPQAENVRPV, encoded by the coding sequence ATGGCTCAGGGCACCGTTAAGTGGTTCAACGCCGAGAAGGGTTTCGGCTTCATCGCGCAGGAGGACGGCGGCGACGACGTCTTCGTGCACTACTCGGCCATCCAGACCAACGGCTACAAGTCGCTGGATGAGAACCAGAAGGTCGAGTTCGACGTCACCCAGGGCCCGAAGGGCCCGCAGGCGGAGAACGTTCGTCCGGTCTGA
- a CDS encoding NAD(P)/FAD-dependent oxidoreductase, translated as MTTTQTPRHKVVVIGSGFGGLFGTKALRRADVDVTMIAKTTHHLFQPLLYQVATGILSEGEIAPPTREVLSGQDNAKVILGEVTAIDLEARTVTSRVLGRDTVTSYDSLLVAAGASQSYFGNDHFAEFAPGMKSIDDALELRGRIFGAFEMAELGATRGENVDHHLTFVVVGAGPTGVEMAGQIAELAHNTLRKDFRAINTREARVVLVDAAPQVLPPFGAKLGEKAQAELEKLGVEVMLGAMVTDVDERGLEMKFKDGRVERISSVTKIWAAGVQANPLGRTLSEQTGAPLDRAGRIAVNPDLTLPGHPEVFVVGDMIALDNLPGVAQVAIQGAKYAAKEIRNRVEDKQPQGPFKYFDKGSMAIISRFRAVAMVGKVRLSGILAWLMWLSVHLVYLTGFKNQVSALMRWAITFVSNNRSERTTTEQQIFARAALARLRGGAADLVSDPGIYDATRAMVEETRRQELEAAAIREAELTDSGVRGVHDAG; from the coding sequence ATGACCACGACGCAGACGCCCCGCCACAAGGTGGTCGTGATCGGCTCAGGGTTCGGTGGGCTCTTCGGGACCAAGGCGCTGCGCCGCGCCGACGTCGACGTCACGATGATCGCGAAGACGACCCACCACCTCTTCCAGCCGCTGCTCTACCAGGTGGCGACCGGCATCCTCTCCGAGGGCGAGATCGCGCCGCCGACCCGCGAGGTGCTGAGCGGCCAGGACAACGCCAAGGTGATCCTCGGCGAGGTCACCGCCATCGACCTCGAGGCCAGGACCGTCACGTCCCGGGTGCTCGGCCGCGACACCGTGACGTCGTACGACTCGCTGCTCGTCGCCGCGGGTGCCAGCCAGTCCTACTTCGGCAACGACCACTTCGCCGAGTTCGCCCCCGGCATGAAGAGCATCGACGACGCCCTCGAGCTGCGCGGGCGCATCTTCGGCGCGTTCGAGATGGCCGAGCTCGGTGCCACCCGCGGCGAGAACGTCGACCACCACCTGACCTTCGTCGTCGTCGGCGCCGGGCCCACGGGCGTGGAGATGGCCGGCCAGATCGCCGAGCTCGCCCACAACACGCTCCGCAAGGACTTCCGCGCGATCAACACCCGCGAGGCCCGCGTGGTGCTCGTCGACGCCGCGCCGCAGGTGCTCCCGCCCTTCGGCGCCAAGCTCGGCGAGAAGGCCCAGGCCGAGCTGGAGAAGCTCGGCGTGGAGGTCATGCTCGGTGCGATGGTCACCGACGTCGACGAGCGCGGCCTCGAGATGAAGTTCAAGGACGGCCGCGTCGAGCGCATCTCGAGCGTCACCAAGATCTGGGCCGCCGGCGTGCAGGCCAACCCGCTCGGCCGGACCCTGTCCGAGCAGACCGGCGCCCCGCTCGACCGGGCCGGCCGGATCGCGGTCAACCCCGACCTCACGCTGCCCGGCCACCCCGAGGTCTTCGTCGTCGGCGACATGATCGCCCTCGACAACCTCCCCGGTGTCGCGCAGGTCGCGATCCAGGGTGCCAAGTACGCCGCCAAGGAGATCAGGAACCGCGTCGAGGACAAGCAGCCCCAGGGGCCGTTCAAGTACTTCGACAAGGGCTCCATGGCGATCATCAGCCGCTTCCGTGCGGTCGCGATGGTCGGCAAGGTCCGGCTCAGCGGCATCCTCGCCTGGCTGATGTGGCTCAGCGTCCACCTGGTCTACCTGACCGGCTTCAAGAACCAGGTTTCCGCCCTCATGCGCTGGGCGATCACCTTCGTCAGCAACAACCGCTCCGAGCGCACGACGACCGAGCAGCAGATCTTCGCCCGTGCCGCCCTCGCGCGGCTGCGCGGCGGTGCCGCCGACCTCGTCTCCGACCCCGGCATCTACGACGCCACCCGGGCGATGGTCGAGGAGACCCGTCGCCAGGAGCTCGAGGCCGCCGCCATCCGCGAGGCGGAGCTCACCGACTCCGGCGTGCGCGGCGTGCACGACGCCGGCTGA
- a CDS encoding FluC/FEX family fluoride channel — translation MSARPLRAADLVVVAVGGAVGALLRLAVDSAAPDTLLPWPTLGINVVGAFALGALPALTVVRRSPRAAAALGPGVLGGFTTVSAWAGQVRSLADDGHLVVAGTYLAITLGAGLLAAALGQRLSHRPEPEEALR, via the coding sequence GTGAGCGCGCGGCCGCTGCGTGCCGCGGACCTCGTGGTCGTGGCCGTCGGCGGTGCCGTCGGCGCACTGCTGCGCCTCGCCGTCGACTCCGCGGCCCCCGACACGCTCCTACCGTGGCCGACGCTCGGGATCAACGTGGTCGGGGCCTTCGCGCTGGGCGCGCTGCCGGCGCTCACGGTCGTACGCCGCTCGCCCCGTGCCGCGGCGGCGCTCGGCCCGGGCGTGCTCGGCGGGTTCACCACCGTGTCGGCGTGGGCCGGCCAGGTGCGCTCGCTCGCCGACGACGGCCACCTGGTCGTCGCCGGCACCTACCTCGCGATCACCCTGGGCGCCGGGCTGCTCGCGGCCGCGCTGGGCCAGCGGCTCTCGCACCGCCCCGAGCCCGAGGAGGCCCTCCGGTGA
- a CDS encoding phosphatase PAP2 family protein, whose amino-acid sequence MSTPPSPATARRTPTRLPVWAFLVATAALIGGAAFLASAFLERPIADPEGSFLGPSWVRLPVLCLSAIVIDLLPRALWQGRLNPARTWDAVVLRARTHWTRARLQLVVVGISCFYVVYVSYRNLKSLLPLLHDEKYDRELRLLDRFLLFGHDPATLLHDLLGTDVTAHVLSAVYLTYIPLVAVLVTAWLVWSRIGYGWWFVTAQGIAWTLGAVSYYLLPTLGPGIMYPWLTSDLAATGASDLMDSLVYSRQGFLWGGGEYQGVAGFASLHTAIALLWALMASATIRSRAIRTVFWVNFALTVVATLYFGWHYIADDLAGAAIALIAFRVGARVTGQRGLRAPEADIASGRAVVSPTR is encoded by the coding sequence ATGTCCACGCCACCGTCCCCGGCCACCGCACGCCGCACGCCGACACGACTCCCGGTCTGGGCCTTCCTCGTCGCCACCGCCGCCCTCATCGGCGGCGCCGCCTTCCTCGCCAGCGCGTTCCTCGAGCGGCCGATCGCCGACCCGGAGGGCAGCTTCCTCGGGCCGTCGTGGGTCCGGCTGCCCGTCCTGTGCCTGTCGGCGATCGTGATCGACCTGCTCCCGCGCGCGCTGTGGCAGGGACGCCTGAACCCGGCGCGCACGTGGGACGCCGTGGTCCTGCGGGCCCGCACGCACTGGACGCGCGCACGCCTGCAGCTCGTGGTCGTCGGGATCTCGTGCTTCTACGTCGTCTACGTCTCCTACCGCAACCTCAAGTCGCTGCTGCCGCTCCTGCACGACGAGAAGTACGACCGTGAGCTGAGGCTGCTCGACCGGTTCCTGCTGTTCGGCCACGATCCCGCCACCCTGCTCCACGACCTCCTCGGCACGGACGTCACCGCCCACGTCCTCTCCGCGGTCTACCTCACCTACATCCCGCTGGTGGCGGTCCTGGTGACGGCCTGGCTGGTGTGGTCGCGGATCGGCTACGGCTGGTGGTTCGTCACCGCGCAGGGCATCGCGTGGACCCTCGGCGCCGTCTCCTACTACCTGCTGCCCACGCTGGGCCCCGGGATCATGTACCCGTGGCTCACCAGCGACCTGGCCGCCACGGGGGCGTCCGACCTGATGGACTCGCTGGTCTACTCCCGACAGGGGTTCCTGTGGGGCGGCGGTGAGTACCAGGGCGTCGCGGGCTTCGCGAGCCTGCACACCGCGATCGCCCTCCTGTGGGCGCTGATGGCCAGCGCGACGATCCGCAGCCGGGCGATCCGCACGGTCTTCTGGGTCAACTTCGCCCTGACGGTCGTCGCCACCCTCTACTTCGGCTGGCACTACATCGCCGACGACCTCGCCGGTGCCGCCATCGCGCTGATCGCGTTCCGGGTCGGAGCGCGGGTGACGGGTCAACGCGGGCTCCGCGCGCCGGAGGCCGATATTGCCAGCGGCCGCGCCGTGGTCTCCCCCACCCGCTGA
- a CDS encoding Asp23/Gls24 family envelope stress response protein, with protein sequence MADPHAGSDRTPVPVAERGRTVVADKVVERVASIATAEVEAVIDTRTGWTRLVRKGLPHAEAVVAGGTSRITVAVAATWPTPLAQVAAQVRENVTRQVAHITGVTVARVDVTVADVVHLDSPAPRIR encoded by the coding sequence GTGGCTGACCCGCACGCGGGCAGCGACCGGACGCCCGTGCCGGTCGCCGAGCGTGGTCGCACCGTCGTGGCCGACAAGGTCGTCGAACGGGTCGCGTCCATCGCCACGGCCGAGGTCGAGGCCGTCATCGACACCCGCACGGGCTGGACCAGGCTGGTCCGCAAGGGCCTGCCGCACGCCGAGGCCGTCGTCGCCGGAGGCACGTCGCGGATCACCGTCGCCGTGGCTGCCACCTGGCCCACCCCGCTGGCGCAGGTCGCCGCCCAGGTGCGCGAGAACGTCACCCGGCAGGTCGCCCACATCACCGGAGTCACCGTCGCTCGGGTCGACGTCACGGTCGCCGACGTCGTCCACCTGGACTCGCCCGCTCCGCGCATCCGCTGA
- a CDS encoding RNA polymerase sigma factor, translating to MSIDGGRPEAPVVEASDNALARRAGLGDRAAFEELFDRLFPGTLRFATHMLADDPVLAEDVVQDAWVKAWQALPEFRGTSKVQTWLFTIVQRTALDRRRRRRPLAVDNEILEPLSRGDARTTLTDRGEGDPERALLTRELWETLQLALSELPWTQRACWVLRELEDMSYAEISHVLDTTPTVVRGQLHRARRTLAIRMEQWR from the coding sequence TTGTCGATCGACGGTGGACGGCCCGAGGCCCCCGTGGTGGAGGCGTCGGACAACGCCCTGGCGCGACGCGCCGGCCTCGGCGACCGGGCGGCGTTCGAGGAGCTCTTCGACCGCCTCTTCCCCGGGACGTTGCGGTTCGCGACCCACATGCTCGCCGACGACCCGGTGCTCGCCGAGGACGTGGTGCAGGACGCGTGGGTGAAGGCGTGGCAGGCGCTGCCGGAGTTCCGTGGCACCTCCAAGGTGCAGACGTGGCTGTTCACGATCGTCCAGCGCACGGCGCTGGACCGGCGTCGGCGTCGACGCCCCCTCGCCGTCGACAACGAGATCCTCGAGCCGCTCTCACGAGGTGATGCCCGCACGACGCTCACCGACAGGGGAGAGGGTGACCCCGAGCGCGCCCTCCTGACACGCGAGCTGTGGGAGACCCTCCAGCTCGCCCTGAGCGAGCTGCCGTGGACGCAACGCGCGTGCTGGGTCCTGCGCGAGCTCGAGGACATGAGCTACGCCGAGATCTCCCACGTCCTCGACACCACGCCTACGGTGGTGCGCGGACAGCTGCACCGGGCACGACGTACCCTCGCGATCAGGATGGAGCAGTGGCGATGA
- a CDS encoding M81 family metallopeptidase produces MTSPALPRIAVCGISLEASTFSPALTTAAMLSPRRGREVLDAWPFWSAGGSLAARADWIGILQARNIAGGAIPADDYAQLMAEILAGLVAAVAEAPLDGLVLDIHGAASVVGLDDMEGDLAVAVRAVVGPDCLISSGMDLHGNVSRTLAETVDLLTTYRTAPHVDWQETKERAVTNLVERLALPAGRRRPAKAWVPVPILLPGEMTSTRQEPAASLYARVPGIEALDGVLDAGIWIGYPWADEPRNCAVVMVVGDDPDLAMAEATGLARDLWARREEFGFVAPTGSLEEVLAAAIASPVRPYFISDSGDNPTAGGAGDVTWTLAELLASEELAASGKRAVYASLPDSHGALAAAEAGVGADVRLTLGARVDDRPAPPVQVAGQVVAVVPGEDNLEVVVRTPSVDVIVTRRRRPYHLEGDFTRLGLDPRSADIVVVKIGYLEPELFDMAADWMLALTPGGVDQDLARLGHRRVQRPMFPLDDVSGVDPVAGAVLFPGDTAS; encoded by the coding sequence GTGACCAGCCCCGCACTCCCCCGTATCGCCGTCTGTGGCATCAGCCTGGAGGCGTCGACGTTCTCCCCGGCACTCACCACCGCAGCGATGCTGTCGCCGCGTCGGGGCCGCGAGGTGCTCGACGCCTGGCCGTTCTGGAGCGCCGGCGGATCGCTCGCCGCCCGGGCCGACTGGATCGGGATCCTCCAGGCCCGCAACATCGCGGGCGGCGCGATCCCCGCCGACGACTACGCCCAGCTCATGGCGGAGATCCTCGCCGGGCTGGTGGCCGCGGTCGCCGAGGCGCCGCTCGACGGGCTGGTCCTCGACATCCACGGAGCCGCCAGCGTGGTCGGCCTCGACGACATGGAGGGCGACCTCGCCGTCGCCGTGCGGGCCGTCGTGGGCCCCGACTGCCTCATCAGCAGCGGGATGGACCTGCACGGCAACGTGTCCCGGACACTGGCGGAGACCGTCGACCTGTTGACGACGTACCGCACCGCCCCGCACGTGGACTGGCAGGAGACCAAGGAGCGCGCCGTGACCAACCTCGTCGAGCGGCTCGCGCTGCCGGCCGGCCGACGCCGGCCCGCCAAGGCGTGGGTGCCGGTGCCGATCCTGCTGCCGGGGGAGATGACCAGCACCCGGCAGGAGCCCGCGGCCAGCCTCTACGCACGGGTGCCCGGGATCGAGGCGCTCGACGGCGTCCTCGACGCCGGGATCTGGATCGGCTACCCGTGGGCGGACGAGCCGCGCAACTGCGCCGTCGTGATGGTCGTCGGGGACGACCCCGACCTCGCGATGGCCGAGGCGACCGGGCTCGCCCGCGACCTCTGGGCACGCCGCGAGGAGTTCGGCTTCGTCGCGCCGACCGGCTCGCTCGAGGAGGTGCTGGCCGCCGCGATCGCGTCGCCGGTGCGGCCCTACTTCATCTCCGACTCGGGGGACAACCCCACCGCAGGAGGGGCCGGCGACGTCACCTGGACGCTCGCCGAGCTGCTGGCCAGCGAGGAGCTCGCAGCCAGCGGCAAGCGCGCCGTCTACGCCTCCCTCCCCGACAGCCACGGTGCCCTCGCCGCCGCCGAGGCGGGGGTCGGGGCGGACGTGCGCCTCACGCTCGGTGCGCGCGTCGACGACCGGCCGGCGCCGCCGGTGCAGGTCGCGGGGCAGGTCGTCGCGGTCGTGCCGGGCGAGGACAACCTCGAGGTCGTGGTCCGCACGCCGTCCGTCGACGTGATCGTCACGCGACGGCGTCGGCCCTACCACCTCGAGGGCGACTTCACCCGTCTCGGGCTCGACCCGCGCAGCGCCGACATCGTCGTGGTGAAGATCGGCTACCTCGAGCCCGAGCTGTTCGACATGGCGGCCGACTGGATGCTCGCGCTCACGCCCGGCGGCGTCGACCAGGACCTCGCCCGGCTGGGCCACCGACGGGTGCAGCGGCCGATGTTCCCGCTCGACGACGTGTCCGGTGTCGATCCGGTCGCCGGTGCCGTCCTCTTCCCGGGCGACACGGCGAGCTGA
- a CDS encoding ATP-binding protein → MPLSSELTLASSPRAAADARRWVSDVCRKLERADLVECAELGVSELVANAIIHATAPYKVRVRGTASHPRIEVVDGSTSPPVPPVLPAPRGGDELELLLTFGRGLAMVAQCSVAWGATIEADGKVVWFEPSDEMADEAAAEWVVDHHDEPGPEPTSEAAVEVRLLGVDVGLYSALARQYNELRRELRLLSLSHQSDYPLAGDLTSMFANFERQFPDSYRLQLRDAQERRLPQVDLTFAMMRESAPILVTMTEMFDVADAFCRAERLLSMARTAPQRTLHNWILGELIHQLDGAAAEPWRGHQRSTATSTSQVG, encoded by the coding sequence GTGCCGCTGAGCTCAGAGCTGACGCTTGCGTCATCGCCGCGCGCTGCGGCCGACGCGCGTCGCTGGGTCAGCGACGTGTGCCGCAAGCTCGAGCGGGCCGACCTGGTCGAGTGCGCCGAGCTCGGCGTCTCGGAACTGGTGGCCAACGCCATCATCCACGCGACCGCGCCCTACAAGGTCCGGGTCCGCGGGACCGCGAGCCACCCGCGCATCGAGGTGGTCGACGGCTCCACCAGCCCGCCCGTCCCGCCGGTGCTGCCGGCGCCGCGCGGTGGTGACGAGCTCGAGCTGCTGCTGACCTTCGGTCGCGGGCTGGCGATGGTGGCGCAGTGCTCGGTGGCCTGGGGCGCGACCATCGAGGCCGACGGCAAGGTCGTCTGGTTCGAGCCGTCGGACGAGATGGCCGACGAGGCCGCCGCGGAGTGGGTCGTCGACCACCACGACGAGCCCGGGCCCGAGCCGACCAGCGAGGCGGCCGTGGAGGTGCGACTCCTGGGCGTCGACGTCGGCCTCTACTCCGCCCTCGCCCGGCAGTACAACGAGCTGCGCCGCGAGCTGCGCCTGCTCTCCCTGTCGCACCAGTCCGACTACCCCCTCGCCGGTGACCTGACGTCGATGTTCGCCAACTTCGAGCGCCAGTTCCCCGACAGCTACCGCCTCCAGCTGCGCGACGCCCAGGAGCGCCGGCTGCCGCAGGTCGACCTCACCTTCGCGATGATGCGCGAGTCGGCGCCGATCCTGGTGACCATGACCGAGATGTTCGACGTCGCCGACGCCTTCTGCCGCGCGGAGAGGCTGCTCTCCATGGCGCGCACGGCGCCGCAGCGCACGCTCCACAACTGGATCCTCGGCGAGCTCATCCATCAGCTCGACGGCGCGGCCGCCGAGCCCTGGCGCGGTCACCAGCGCTCGACGGCCACCTCGACAAGCCAGGTCGGGTGA
- a CDS encoding copper homeostasis protein CutC, translated as MSETHTLVEICLEDVGGARLAAEAGADALEVCAGLAQGGTTPTPGFVRHCAAAAPGLEIRVLVRSRPGDFVHGAEDVDVMVADVEALRSAVDPGTRLGFVIGTLEPDGHVDAGAVRRLVAACGDAPVTFHKAFDSVPDKASGLALLGDLGVSRVLTSGGPGPALDHLPELADLVARGGEDVRIAVGGGVRPANVAAVVAATGAREVHLRAPGTVASAGVSAGYDDGPREVTSAEVLADVMAALGR; from the coding sequence ATGAGCGAGACCCACACCCTGGTCGAGATCTGCCTCGAGGACGTCGGCGGCGCCCGGCTCGCGGCGGAGGCCGGGGCCGACGCGCTGGAGGTGTGCGCCGGCCTCGCCCAGGGCGGTACGACGCCCACGCCGGGGTTCGTCCGGCACTGCGCCGCCGCGGCGCCGGGCCTCGAGATCCGGGTGCTGGTCCGCTCGCGACCGGGCGACTTCGTGCACGGCGCCGAGGACGTCGACGTGATGGTCGCCGACGTCGAGGCGCTGCGCAGCGCCGTCGACCCGGGCACCCGGCTCGGCTTCGTGATCGGCACCCTCGAGCCCGACGGCCACGTCGACGCGGGTGCCGTACGACGACTCGTGGCCGCGTGCGGGGACGCCCCGGTCACCTTCCACAAGGCCTTCGACTCGGTGCCCGACAAGGCGTCGGGGCTGGCGCTCCTCGGTGACCTCGGTGTCAGCCGGGTGCTCACGAGCGGGGGTCCCGGCCCGGCGCTCGACCACCTGCCGGAGCTCGCCGACCTCGTCGCGCGCGGCGGCGAGGACGTGCGGATCGCGGTGGGCGGCGGCGTACGCCCGGCCAACGTCGCCGCCGTCGTGGCGGCCACGGGAGCGCGCGAGGTCCACCTGCGCGCGCCCGGCACGGTCGCCTCCGCGGGCGTGTCCGCGGGCTACGACGACGGCCCGCGCGAGGTGACCAGCGCCGAGGTCCTGGCCGACGTGATGGCGGCGCTGGGCCGCTGA
- a CDS encoding Asp23/Gls24 family envelope stress response protein, whose translation MSEKSIEKTAVSAGELDSTQGRTTIADTVVSKIAGLATKEVSGVYALGGGTARAVGAIRERIPGSSTNHSQGISVEVGEKEAAIDIQLVAEYGVAIADLAAGIRSNVIAAVERMVGLHVVEVNIEVQDVHIESDDDGAETGATVSEPRVQ comes from the coding sequence GTGAGCGAGAAGAGCATCGAGAAGACGGCCGTCTCGGCGGGCGAGCTGGACTCGACCCAGGGTCGTACGACGATCGCGGACACCGTGGTGTCGAAGATCGCGGGTCTGGCGACCAAGGAGGTCTCCGGTGTCTACGCCCTGGGTGGCGGTACGGCGCGTGCGGTGGGTGCGATCCGTGAGCGGATCCCGGGCAGCTCGACCAACCACTCGCAGGGCATCTCGGTCGAGGTGGGCGAGAAGGAGGCCGCTATCGACATCCAGCTGGTCGCCGAGTACGGGGTGGCGATCGCTGACCTGGCTGCGGGGATCCGTAGCAACGTGATCGCTGCGGTGGAGCGGATGGTGGGCCTGCACGTGGTGGAGGTCAACATCGAGGTCCAGGACGTCCACATCGAGTCCGACGACGACGGTGCCGAGACCGGCGCCACCGTCAGCGAGCCGCGGGTCCAGTGA
- a CDS encoding CsbD family protein codes for MGIADKAQNAAENLIGKAKEVVGDATDNDSLKAEGKTDQTKSDLKSAGENVKDAFKK; via the coding sequence ATGGGAATCGCAGACAAGGCCCAGAACGCCGCCGAGAACCTGATCGGCAAGGCCAAGGAGGTCGTCGGCGACGCGACCGACAACGACAGCCTCAAGGCCGAGGGCAAGACCGACCAGACCAAGTCCGACCTCAAGTCGGCTGGCGAGAACGTCAAGGACGCCTTCAAGAAGTGA